One Fibrobacterota bacterium DNA window includes the following coding sequences:
- the guaA gene encoding glutamine-hydrolyzing GMP synthase, whose product MEKIAIVDFGGQYTHLIARRVRQLGVYSEVVGPHSGAEEVKGFKGLIFSGGPASVYEKGAPQANPALLKSGLPILGLCYGHQLICRDLGGEVKQGKVHEFGPAEFHPDRSHPLFAGMSDASTVWMSHGDEVSKLPSGFRRIGYTVNCDLAAVANDARKIFCVQFHPEVTHTEEGMILLKNYLTHIGCKFEWKVADYLKGLEEKLRLQCEGKRVFLLVSGGVDSTVAFALLNKALGPERVLGLHIDNGLMRKNESADVIEFMNKEGFRNLKVRDAAKDFLKALEGVHAPEAKRKIIGETFLTVKDDALAALNLDPDGWLLAQGTIYPDTIESGGTKNAAVIKTHHNRVGAILELLAKGLVVEPLADLYKDEVRELGELLGIPHRLVWRHPFPGPGLGVRLLCSAKADRKVDPGVTAKVLATLAPEGLDGEVLPVESVGVQGDARTYAHPLLLRGLRDWEKSDKLAVALANRIREVNRVVLELGALPGPYKTVAAQCDKPRLDLLREADDICTRFLEAENLYATLWQMPVVLLPLEKGGQPVFVLRPVISSEAMTARFAALPFPLLDKLWTALKAAGAGAMLYDITHKPPGTIEWE is encoded by the coding sequence ATGGAAAAGATCGCAATCGTCGATTTCGGAGGCCAATACACCCACTTGATCGCCCGCCGCGTGCGTCAGTTGGGCGTGTACTCGGAAGTGGTGGGCCCCCACTCGGGCGCCGAAGAGGTGAAAGGCTTCAAAGGGCTCATCTTCTCGGGCGGGCCGGCCTCCGTGTACGAGAAGGGCGCGCCCCAGGCCAATCCCGCGCTGTTGAAATCCGGACTGCCCATTTTGGGCCTGTGCTACGGCCATCAATTGATTTGCCGCGATCTGGGCGGGGAAGTGAAGCAGGGCAAGGTGCATGAGTTCGGGCCCGCCGAGTTCCATCCTGACCGCAGCCATCCGCTTTTCGCGGGAATGTCGGACGCTTCAACCGTGTGGATGAGCCACGGCGATGAGGTCTCCAAACTGCCCTCAGGCTTCCGCCGTATCGGTTATACGGTGAATTGCGATTTGGCCGCGGTGGCCAACGACGCGCGGAAGATCTTCTGCGTGCAGTTCCATCCCGAAGTGACCCATACCGAAGAGGGGATGATCCTCCTCAAGAATTACCTGACCCATATCGGTTGCAAATTCGAATGGAAGGTGGCGGATTACCTGAAGGGCCTGGAAGAGAAGTTGCGCCTTCAATGCGAGGGCAAACGGGTGTTCCTGCTGGTATCCGGCGGGGTGGATTCCACCGTGGCCTTCGCGCTGTTGAACAAGGCCCTGGGCCCCGAGCGCGTGCTGGGATTGCATATCGACAATGGCTTGATGCGGAAGAACGAGAGCGCCGACGTGATCGAGTTCATGAATAAGGAGGGGTTCCGCAACCTCAAGGTCCGGGATGCCGCGAAGGATTTCCTGAAGGCCTTGGAAGGCGTGCATGCGCCGGAGGCCAAGCGCAAAATCATCGGCGAAACCTTCCTGACCGTGAAGGACGATGCCCTGGCGGCGTTAAACCTCGATCCGGACGGATGGCTTTTGGCGCAAGGCACCATTTACCCGGATACCATCGAGAGCGGCGGAACCAAGAACGCGGCCGTCATCAAGACCCACCATAACCGGGTGGGCGCGATATTGGAACTGCTGGCGAAAGGCTTGGTGGTGGAACCGCTGGCCGATCTGTATAAGGACGAGGTGCGCGAACTGGGTGAGTTGTTGGGAATCCCGCATCGGCTGGTGTGGCGGCATCCCTTCCCGGGCCCGGGCCTAGGCGTCCGGCTATTGTGCAGCGCCAAGGCGGATCGCAAGGTGGACCCCGGGGTAACCGCCAAGGTACTGGCTACCTTGGCCCCCGAAGGCTTGGATGGCGAAGTGCTGCCGGTGGAAAGCGTGGGCGTGCAGGGCGATGCGCGCACCTATGCCCATCCTTTGCTGCTACGGGGCCTGCGCGATTGGGAGAAATCCGATAAGTTGGCCGTGGCCCTGGCCAATCGCATTCGCGAGGTGAACCGCGTGGTGCTGGAATTGGGCGCGTTGCCCGGGCCCTACAAGACCGTAGCCGCTCAATGCGACAAGCCGCGGCTGGATCTTCTGCGCGAGGCCGATGACATTTGCACGCGCTTCCTGGAAGCGGAGAATTTGTACGCCACCTTGTGGCAGATGCCCGTGGTGCTGCTGCCTTTGGAGAAAGGCGGCCAGCCGGTTTTCGTCCTGCGCCCGGTGATTTCCTCGGAAGCCATGACCGCGCGCTTCGCGGCCCTGCCGTTCCCCTTGCTGGACAAGCTTTGGACGGCGCTCAAGGCCGCCGGGGCCGGGGCCATGCTATACGATATCACGCATAAGCCCCCAGGGACGATCGAATGGGAATGA
- the hflX gene encoding GTPase HflX: MGMNGAHARSSPGHRHRDRIVSKSQDIRKQKEKAILVGVATKSVTIKMAREHMEELGRLADTAGAVVVDSTLQRRETLDPATLVGAGKVEEIAAMVTAHQADLVIFDEDLSGSQVKKLETKIACKILDRSGIILDIFAKHAKTAEAKVQVEVAQLEYMLPRLTNAWSHLSRQAGGVGIGMKGPGETQLETDKRLVRKRIAELTKKLEKMEDIRAAQHDRRLPTFHAAMVGYTNAGKSTLMNSLTKAGVEAADKLFATLDPTTRKVYLGPKRPAVISDTVGFIRKLPVGLVSSFKSTLSVVAQATLILHVVDAHAADFEEQMEITARILGELCPESVPRVTVYNKIDLLDPERLEYLRTHHPQAVFVSAEAKLGLDALKDRMLEHYEAGRFADALGEASQAAGAAPVGMAPWNGAPGTSDGGARDDDGIG; encoded by the coding sequence ATGGGAATGAACGGCGCCCATGCCCGTTCCTCCCCAGGCCATCGCCATCGCGACCGCATCGTGAGCAAATCCCAGGACATCCGCAAGCAGAAGGAAAAGGCCATCCTCGTGGGCGTAGCCACGAAATCGGTCACCATCAAGATGGCCCGCGAGCATATGGAAGAGCTGGGCCGGCTGGCGGACACCGCCGGCGCGGTGGTGGTGGACAGCACCTTGCAGCGTCGCGAGACCCTGGATCCCGCGACCCTGGTGGGAGCGGGCAAGGTGGAGGAGATCGCGGCCATGGTGACGGCGCATCAGGCGGACCTGGTCATCTTCGACGAGGACCTGAGCGGCTCGCAGGTGAAGAAGCTGGAGACCAAGATCGCATGCAAGATCCTGGACCGCAGCGGCATCATCCTGGACATTTTCGCCAAGCATGCCAAGACCGCGGAAGCGAAGGTGCAGGTCGAGGTCGCCCAGTTGGAATACATGCTGCCGCGCTTGACCAACGCCTGGAGCCATTTGTCGCGCCAGGCGGGCGGCGTGGGCATCGGCATGAAGGGGCCGGGCGAGACGCAGCTCGAGACCGATAAGCGATTGGTGCGTAAGCGCATCGCCGAGTTGACGAAGAAGCTGGAAAAGATGGAAGACATCCGCGCGGCCCAGCATGATCGGCGGCTTCCCACCTTCCATGCGGCCATGGTGGGATATACCAACGCTGGCAAGTCCACCTTGATGAATTCCCTGACCAAGGCGGGCGTGGAGGCCGCGGATAAGCTGTTCGCCACCCTGGACCCTACCACGCGTAAGGTATATCTGGGGCCCAAGCGGCCCGCCGTGATCTCGGATACGGTAGGCTTTATCCGCAAGCTGCCGGTGGGCCTGGTCTCGTCCTTCAAGAGCACGCTTTCCGTAGTGGCGCAGGCCACCCTGATCCTGCACGTGGTGGACGCCCACGCCGCCGACTTCGAGGAACAAATGGAAATCACCGCGCGCATCCTCGGGGAGCTGTGCCCGGAGTCGGTTCCGCGGGTAACCGTCTACAACAAAATCGATCTGCTTGATCCGGAACGCCTGGAGTACCTGCGTACCCATCATCCGCAGGCGGTGTTCGTTTCCGCCGAGGCCAAGCTGGGCCTGGACGCGCTTAAGGATCGCATGCTGGAGCACTACGAGGCCGGGCGCTTCGCGGATGCGCTGGGGGAAGCCTCCCAGGCCGCGGGCGCGGCGCCCGTCGGCATGGCGCCATGGAACGGGGCGCCAGGGACATCGGACGGCGGCGCCCGCGACGATGACGGGATCGGCTAG
- a CDS encoding DUF58 domain-containing protein, with protein sequence MDLNQVLSPAYLSSLKGLALKARMVLEGTMAGRHLSPFHGFSSEFAQYKGYVPGDDLKFLDWKVYGRNDQLVTRQYRDETNASVYLVLDSSDSMGYAGGGPVTKLEYAAVLAASLAMMAFSQRDAVSIAFGADGPEGFLPPRNNAAHLRLALQMLEDMRPHGRTDLESLFGKVAARLKSGSMTFLFTDLWQDPKAILTGLKEVRFKNQAASLVQILAPAEIAFLDGNNMELIDMETKESVRLSARHMKEQYLETLRAHTEALRAECFNLDVKFLRAETTRPYYQAMRDLLHRS encoded by the coding sequence TTGGATTTGAACCAGGTCCTAAGCCCCGCCTATCTCTCCAGCCTGAAGGGGCTGGCCCTCAAAGCGCGCATGGTGCTGGAAGGGACCATGGCCGGTCGGCACCTCTCCCCCTTCCACGGATTCTCTTCGGAGTTCGCGCAATACAAGGGTTACGTGCCCGGGGACGATCTGAAGTTCCTGGATTGGAAGGTGTACGGCCGCAACGATCAATTGGTGACCCGGCAGTATCGCGACGAGACCAATGCCAGCGTGTACCTGGTGCTGGACAGTTCCGACTCGATGGGTTACGCGGGCGGGGGGCCGGTGACCAAGTTGGAGTATGCCGCCGTGCTGGCGGCCTCCCTGGCCATGATGGCCTTCTCCCAACGCGACGCCGTCTCCATCGCCTTCGGGGCCGACGGGCCGGAGGGATTCCTGCCGCCTCGGAACAATGCCGCCCATCTGCGCCTGGCCCTCCAGATGTTGGAAGACATGCGGCCCCACGGCCGCACCGATCTGGAATCGCTTTTCGGGAAAGTGGCCGCCCGCCTGAAGTCGGGAAGCATGACCTTTCTCTTCACCGATTTGTGGCAGGATCCGAAGGCCATCCTGACCGGCCTCAAGGAGGTTCGCTTCAAGAACCAGGCGGCCTCCCTGGTGCAGATCCTGGCTCCGGCCGAGATCGCCTTCCTGGACGGCAACAACATGGAACTGATCGACATGGAGACCAAGGAGTCGGTGCGGTTGTCGGCCCGCCATATGAAGGAACAGTACCTGGAGACCTTACGGGCGCATACGGAAGCGTTGCGGGCGGAGTGCTTCAACCTGGACGTGAAGTTCCTGCGGGCGGAAACGACCCGGCCCTACTACCAAGCCATGCGCGACCTGCTGCACCGGTCCTGA
- a CDS encoding BatA domain-containing protein, with protein sequence MFSLLSPISLWFGALLAVPLAIHFLGRQRLERQPFPSLLLVKEGFANSMRRHRLKNLLLLIIRTLLIACILLALSNPAMESKRAGAKPDQSLALIHNGIYGKLAPIEGAPAFGGTASPRGKDLLETQRLRVHGLDSAQGTRTRIFTVIEDGPGAGEVAERFGDYGDAVRRLLSALGPGTALINLPVFAWKDVSACQADLLRALQENTGLQLALTDFSTLSPRVSAFEGLRATPAADAPTVALSARLSPAAAAGGKSQVWLDGRLFQEAAAAGGRVEVTLPLGAGPRTEGRFAFSGGFATADFHFCFPQAGAWSLAHAGSALVSLPSLGRETYFRRIVHVASAGEVPWGGISPASGGKAAAPAPLRLVYLAAERAASPEAYSRAVEFVKRGGRLIVAAGRESDIPGLNRFLLQPLRLGHLGNLVDTSGPVSADRAALARVGRASGDPAAAAGNLGTVRKRYAFSPDSGTVVLLAQGGAAVLAERDFHQGHALLWTTDIDDLEWTDLGVSALVPLLHQAFQEAAAGERAANLAVASDSIYALNLAEGEENSRPEARDPLGRPFSRVRIDGGRMRLGPFDKLGLYRVIRGEDTNAFAVNLIPAGTATPTPASEEWAAADAAAKEAFLAACKPFSGRIAVLGQDDAMAARTSVRRLWPAFLLGALLLLFLEGLVSSRFSARRTPN encoded by the coding sequence GTGTTCTCCCTGCTTAGCCCCATCAGCCTGTGGTTCGGCGCATTGCTGGCGGTGCCCTTGGCCATCCACTTCCTGGGCCGGCAACGGTTGGAGCGGCAGCCCTTCCCCAGCCTGTTGCTGGTGAAGGAAGGCTTCGCGAATTCCATGCGGCGCCACCGCCTGAAGAATCTTCTCCTTCTGATCATCCGTACCTTGCTGATCGCTTGCATCCTGCTGGCCTTGTCCAATCCCGCCATGGAATCGAAGCGGGCGGGCGCCAAACCCGATCAAAGCCTGGCCTTGATCCATAACGGCATCTACGGCAAGTTGGCCCCCATCGAAGGCGCGCCGGCCTTCGGAGGGACGGCATCGCCGCGCGGCAAGGATCTCCTGGAAACCCAACGCCTGCGCGTGCATGGCTTGGACTCGGCGCAAGGGACCCGTACGCGGATCTTTACCGTGATCGAGGATGGGCCGGGCGCCGGCGAAGTCGCCGAGCGCTTCGGCGATTACGGGGACGCGGTCCGCCGCTTATTGTCGGCCTTGGGGCCCGGGACCGCCCTGATCAACCTTCCCGTCTTCGCCTGGAAGGACGTATCCGCTTGCCAGGCCGATCTCCTGCGCGCGCTGCAAGAAAATACCGGGCTGCAACTGGCGCTTACCGACTTCTCGACCTTGTCCCCGCGCGTATCCGCGTTCGAGGGCTTGCGCGCGACCCCCGCCGCCGATGCGCCCACCGTCGCCTTATCGGCCCGCCTATCCCCTGCCGCCGCCGCGGGGGGCAAATCCCAGGTCTGGCTCGACGGGCGCCTGTTCCAGGAGGCAGCCGCCGCCGGGGGTCGCGTGGAGGTTACCCTGCCTTTGGGCGCGGGGCCGCGCACCGAGGGCCGCTTCGCATTCTCCGGCGGCTTCGCGACGGCCGATTTCCATTTCTGCTTTCCCCAAGCGGGAGCCTGGTCGCTGGCGCATGCGGGTAGCGCCCTGGTCTCCTTGCCCAGCCTGGGCCGGGAGACTTATTTCCGTCGCATTGTCCACGTGGCTTCGGCCGGGGAAGTGCCTTGGGGAGGGATTTCCCCTGCATCGGGAGGCAAAGCCGCCGCCCCGGCCCCATTGCGGCTGGTCTATTTGGCGGCCGAGCGCGCGGCTTCGCCCGAGGCCTACTCCCGCGCGGTCGAGTTCGTAAAGCGGGGCGGCCGCCTGATCGTGGCGGCGGGACGCGAAAGCGACATCCCCGGGCTCAACCGTTTCCTGCTGCAGCCCTTACGCTTGGGTCACCTGGGGAACCTGGTGGATACGTCCGGGCCGGTCAGCGCCGATCGCGCGGCGCTCGCTCGCGTCGGGAGGGCTTCCGGGGATCCCGCGGCCGCCGCGGGGAACCTGGGAACCGTGCGTAAACGTTATGCCTTCTCCCCCGATTCCGGGACCGTCGTCCTGCTGGCGCAGGGAGGGGCGGCGGTACTGGCCGAACGGGACTTCCACCAAGGCCATGCGTTGCTCTGGACCACCGACATCGATGATCTGGAATGGACGGATTTAGGGGTGAGCGCTTTGGTTCCCCTCTTGCATCAGGCGTTCCAGGAGGCGGCCGCGGGCGAACGCGCGGCCAACCTGGCGGTCGCGTCCGATTCGATCTACGCGTTGAACCTGGCCGAGGGGGAGGAAAACTCCCGGCCCGAGGCGCGCGATCCCCTAGGGCGTCCCTTCTCCCGGGTCCGCATCGACGGGGGCCGGATGCGGCTGGGGCCATTCGACAAGCTCGGCCTGTACCGGGTGATCCGCGGCGAGGACACGAACGCCTTCGCGGTGAACCTGATCCCCGCGGGGACGGCAACGCCTACGCCGGCTTCGGAGGAATGGGCTGCCGCCGACGCGGCCGCGAAGGAAGCTTTCCTGGCCGCGTGCAAGCCTTTCTCCGGAAGGATCGCCGTGCTGGGGCAGGACGATGCGATGGCCGCGCGGACTTCGGTGCGCCGACTCTGGCCCGCGTTCCTGCTGGGCGCGTTATTGTTACTTTTCCTGGAAGGTTTGGTCTCTTCCCGCTTTTCGGCGCGACGGACACCTAACTAA
- the aroE gene encoding shikimate dehydrogenase — MEILGTTRLIALLGDPVSHSLSPAMHNAAFDQYGLDFAYVPLRVQAAGLKTALDALRVFNFRGANVTLPHKTAVIPYVDQLTDIAQVIGAVNTIVNEDGRLVGTTTDPEGFLEGYREQGHSFIGQAVAILGNGGSARTIAYSLLMRDRPKRVVIVARDMEKSRRLAAEITERLGLGQGGALPTPETVALSDYASVRDGIDVVVNTTPVGMHLMVEISPLAPGNLMAGQVVYDIVYAPERTCLIRDAEARGLKTVGGLGMLVHQGRAAFEIWTGIKPEARAYYAAAREKLSSCIGEPRPAPTVPSPAAGRSVAEDP; from the coding sequence ATGGAAATCCTAGGTACCACCCGTCTCATCGCCTTGCTGGGGGATCCCGTTTCCCATTCCCTCTCGCCGGCCATGCACAACGCCGCCTTCGATCAATACGGGTTGGACTTCGCCTACGTTCCCCTCCGCGTGCAGGCCGCGGGGCTCAAGACCGCGCTGGATGCCCTGCGCGTCTTCAACTTCCGCGGGGCCAACGTTACCTTGCCGCACAAGACCGCGGTCATCCCCTATGTCGATCAGCTTACGGACATCGCCCAGGTTATCGGCGCGGTGAACACCATCGTCAACGAGGACGGGCGGCTGGTCGGCACCACCACCGATCCCGAAGGCTTCCTGGAAGGCTACCGGGAACAGGGCCATAGCTTCATCGGACAAGCGGTGGCCATCCTCGGCAACGGCGGATCGGCGCGCACCATCGCATACTCGTTGCTGATGCGGGACCGGCCCAAGCGCGTGGTGATCGTGGCCCGGGATATGGAGAAGTCCCGGCGCCTGGCGGCGGAGATCACGGAACGCCTGGGACTCGGGCAAGGCGGGGCCTTGCCGACGCCGGAAACCGTCGCCCTGTCCGACTACGCCTCGGTTCGCGATGGCATCGACGTGGTGGTGAATACCACCCCGGTGGGCATGCATCTCATGGTGGAGATCTCCCCCTTGGCGCCCGGGAACCTGATGGCGGGCCAGGTGGTGTACGATATCGTATACGCGCCCGAACGCACGTGCCTGATCCGCGACGCCGAGGCGCGCGGCCTGAAAACCGTGGGCGGCCTGGGGATGCTGGTGCACCAAGGCCGCGCCGCTTTCGAAATCTGGACCGGCATCAAACCGGAAGCGCGCGCCTACTATGCCGCGGCCCGGGAAAAACTGTCCAGCTGCATCGGGGAACCGCGCCCGGCCCCGACCGTCCCTTCCCCCGCGGCCGGCCGCAGCGTGGCCGAGGATCCTTAA
- the aroB gene encoding 3-dehydroquinate synthase, producing MPFPLKRNIWFTGFMASGKSRIGSLTAASLGWKFADLDKVIEEKTGKTIPQIFADEGETAFRRMEVEALRELAGQGPMVASLGGGTLTNPEAIELVRQTGVLVGLYASPEVILERVNRKEGSRPLLAGLDDAAKMAKIKDLLAARKPLYELADLQFESDEKIPHHVLTRRIIHRLQVEEMVPLKVDLGPRSYPIYVETDLSGHMDAIAAKAGCPAEFLIVTDANLKSHQKRMLEQLRASLGECRIFFFKPGEEEKNLKSLNKLFTFMLRHQYARKTTLVAFGGGVVGDMAGFAASVYMRGIPFLQAPTTLLSMVDSSVGGKTAVNHPLGKNMLGAFYQPKAVAIGLDALSSLPDREFLSGLAEVVKYGVIRDEAFFRYLEDNADAILARKPEALREIVLRSCAIKADVVGKDERETAEGGRAILNYGHTFGHAFEVLGGYGLLPHGLAIALGMRVAARLAVSLGMLGADAERRQNALLDRLGLPKAFPKKLDESKAWEAMGLDKKVDAGSRVYILPTRIGEVVPVRDVPKADVLQALAAAREAVA from the coding sequence ATGCCCTTCCCCCTCAAGCGCAACATCTGGTTCACCGGCTTCATGGCCTCGGGCAAAAGCCGCATCGGCTCGCTCACGGCCGCATCCCTGGGATGGAAGTTCGCCGATCTGGACAAGGTGATCGAAGAAAAAACCGGTAAGACCATTCCGCAGATATTCGCCGACGAGGGCGAAACCGCTTTCCGCCGCATGGAAGTGGAAGCCTTGCGCGAGCTGGCGGGACAAGGCCCCATGGTGGCCTCCTTGGGCGGAGGGACCCTCACCAATCCCGAAGCCATCGAACTCGTGCGGCAAACCGGCGTGTTGGTGGGCCTATACGCCTCGCCCGAAGTGATCCTGGAACGGGTGAACCGCAAGGAAGGCTCGCGGCCGCTGCTGGCCGGCCTGGACGATGCCGCCAAGATGGCCAAGATCAAGGACCTCTTGGCGGCGCGCAAGCCCCTCTATGAACTCGCCGATCTCCAGTTCGAATCGGACGAGAAGATCCCCCATCATGTCCTCACCCGCCGCATCATCCATCGCTTGCAGGTGGAGGAGATGGTACCGCTGAAGGTGGATCTGGGCCCCCGCAGCTATCCCATCTACGTCGAGACTGATCTCTCGGGCCATATGGACGCCATCGCGGCCAAGGCGGGATGCCCGGCGGAATTCCTGATCGTCACCGACGCCAACCTGAAGTCCCATCAGAAGCGCATGCTGGAGCAATTGCGCGCGAGCCTGGGCGAATGCCGGATCTTCTTCTTCAAGCCCGGCGAAGAGGAGAAGAACCTCAAGTCCCTGAACAAGCTTTTCACCTTCATGCTCCGCCACCAATACGCCCGCAAAACCACCTTGGTCGCCTTCGGCGGCGGCGTGGTGGGCGATATGGCCGGCTTCGCGGCTTCGGTCTACATGCGCGGCATCCCCTTCCTGCAGGCCCCCACCACCTTGCTTTCCATGGTGGACAGCAGCGTGGGCGGCAAGACGGCGGTGAACCATCCCCTGGGCAAGAACATGCTGGGCGCCTTCTACCAACCCAAGGCCGTAGCCATCGGCCTGGACGCCTTGTCCAGCCTGCCTGATCGGGAATTCCTCTCCGGCCTCGCCGAGGTCGTGAAGTACGGCGTCATCCGCGATGAAGCGTTTTTCCGTTACCTGGAAGACAATGCGGATGCCATCCTGGCCCGCAAGCCGGAAGCCTTGAGGGAAATCGTATTGCGTTCGTGCGCCATCAAGGCGGACGTGGTGGGAAAGGACGAGCGCGAGACGGCGGAGGGCGGGCGCGCCATCCTGAACTACGGGCATACCTTCGGGCACGCCTTCGAGGTGCTGGGCGGCTATGGCCTGCTGCCGCATGGCTTGGCGATAGCTTTGGGCATGCGCGTGGCCGCGCGCCTGGCAGTATCCCTGGGCATGCTCGGGGCCGATGCGGAACGACGCCAGAACGCCCTTCTCGATCGCCTAGGCCTGCCCAAGGCGTTCCCGAAGAAGCTGGACGAATCCAAGGCCTGGGAAGCCATGGGCCTGGACAAGAAGGTGGACGCCGGCAGCCGAGTTTACATCCTGCCTACCCGCATCGGCGAAGTGGTGCCGGTGCGCGACGTGCCCAAGGCCGACGTGTTGCAGGCCCTGGCCGCGGCCCGCGAGGCGGTCGCTTGA
- a CDS encoding GDP-mannose 4,6-dehydratase, whose amino-acid sequence MSIFLVGGTCCLGYHLLNLLSHGKGDLVSYSGEDPEPHMTLQHVTYITGDLLDFKNLVQVLSEHRPTEIYHMVSQGFNLGSSQIKPNAILQFLILGTQNLFEAVRLTVPKARVLLVSSSEIYGAGRGIVDLIHRESDPAIPFTPYATAIASCELLAKQYISAHNLDIVTVRPFSSTGPYQEKKFVLPSVAAQIATIEMYDGETAIYTGNLDVSRDYLDVRDQARAIAMLAKRAGSGEVYNVCSGKARTIRDLVHYLIGLSGCPIETRIDPSLERAIDIPLLVGSPEKIMSLTGWKPIISIEDSLKDLYGEIKVRLQAKGTPA is encoded by the coding sequence TTGAGCATTTTCCTGGTCGGCGGTACCTGTTGCCTCGGATACCATCTGCTCAATCTGCTTTCCCACGGAAAGGGCGATCTGGTCTCCTACTCGGGCGAGGACCCCGAGCCGCATATGACGCTCCAGCATGTCACCTATATCACCGGCGATTTACTGGACTTCAAGAACCTGGTGCAGGTCCTTTCCGAACATCGGCCCACCGAAATCTACCACATGGTTTCCCAGGGGTTCAATCTCGGCTCCTCCCAAATCAAGCCCAACGCCATCCTGCAATTCCTGATCCTGGGGACCCAGAACCTCTTCGAAGCCGTCCGCCTGACCGTGCCCAAGGCCCGGGTCCTTTTGGTGAGTTCGTCGGAAATCTACGGGGCCGGGCGCGGCATCGTCGACTTGATCCATCGCGAGTCCGATCCGGCCATACCGTTCACGCCTTACGCCACGGCCATCGCCTCCTGCGAGCTCCTGGCCAAGCAATACATTTCGGCGCATAACCTGGATATCGTGACGGTGCGGCCCTTCAGTTCCACCGGCCCCTACCAGGAAAAGAAGTTCGTACTCCCTTCGGTAGCGGCCCAGATCGCCACCATCGAGATGTACGACGGGGAGACCGCCATCTACACCGGCAACCTGGACGTCTCGCGGGATTACCTGGACGTGCGCGACCAGGCCCGCGCCATCGCCATGCTGGCCAAGCGGGCCGGAAGCGGGGAGGTCTACAACGTCTGCTCCGGGAAGGCCCGTACCATCCGGGACCTGGTGCACTACCTGATCGGGTTGTCGGGATGCCCCATCGAAACCCGCATCGACCCTTCCCTGGAGCGGGCCATCGACATCCCCCTTTTGGTGGGGTCGCCCGAAAAGATCATGAGCCTGACCGGTTGGAAGCCCATCATCTCGATCGAAGATTCCTTGAAGGATTTGTATGGCGAAATTAAGGTAAGATTGCAGGCGAAAGGAACGCCTGCATAA
- the mraY gene encoding phospho-N-acetylmuramoyl-pentapeptide-transferase, whose product MLAHWLYATTHYALFENRLFRAGIASLFASLLVFLLMPHWIRFLNKLDASSDFDHGKHKAPPIMGGALLVAAVAIASVCFANLNAYSISALVILLAYAFIGGLDDVMKIRNKKLVGQGKLSKADYQAKADGISARLRLFLYFLFSLLVAFFAYKFIPGLSGHLTMPFVKPEVWFPYLPRWGFILLICLVTTSSANGANFTDGLDSLVSVPIITTSIFAGVVAYISGNAILSKYFLIPHIPGGDELFPICAAIVGSLLAYLWYNSPPAEIYMGDAGSIGFGGAIGMMFVLLKIELFLPIVGVVFLGEALSVLLQITGFKITKRLSKDRTGRRLFLRAPLHHHFQLKWKNRFESGQALNSKIIWRFHLVSILALIIGSLIFFKVR is encoded by the coding sequence ATGCTCGCTCATTGGCTCTACGCGACCACCCATTACGCCCTCTTCGAGAACCGCCTGTTCCGGGCCGGCATCGCCTCCCTCTTCGCCTCCCTGCTGGTTTTCCTCCTGATGCCCCATTGGATCCGCTTCCTGAACAAGCTGGACGCCTCTTCCGACTTCGACCATGGCAAGCATAAAGCGCCCCCCATCATGGGCGGCGCCTTGTTGGTGGCGGCCGTGGCCATCGCTTCGGTCTGCTTCGCCAACCTCAACGCCTATTCGATCTCGGCGCTGGTGATCCTTCTGGCATACGCCTTCATCGGCGGCCTCGACGACGTGATGAAAATCCGCAACAAGAAGCTCGTGGGCCAGGGCAAACTCTCCAAGGCCGATTACCAGGCCAAGGCCGACGGCATCTCCGCCCGCCTGCGCCTGTTCCTCTACTTCCTCTTTTCCCTCCTGGTGGCCTTCTTCGCGTATAAGTTCATCCCGGGGTTATCGGGGCATCTCACCATGCCCTTCGTGAAACCGGAGGTCTGGTTCCCCTACCTGCCGCGTTGGGGATTCATCCTGCTCATTTGCCTGGTCACCACCTCGAGCGCCAACGGCGCCAATTTCACCGACGGCTTGGACTCGCTGGTATCCGTCCCCATCATCACGACTTCGATTTTCGCGGGGGTGGTCGCTTACATCTCCGGCAACGCCATCCTGTCCAAGTACTTCCTCATCCCGCACATCCCCGGCGGGGACGAGCTCTTTCCCATCTGCGCCGCCATCGTAGGGTCGCTGCTCGCCTACCTGTGGTACAACAGCCCGCCCGCGGAAATCTATATGGGGGACGCGGGCTCCATCGGCTTCGGCGGGGCCATCGGCATGATGTTCGTGCTGCTCAAGATCGAACTGTTCCTGCCCATCGTAGGGGTGGTTTTCCTGGGCGAGGCGCTGTCGGTACTGCTGCAAATCACCGGTTTCAAGATTACCAAGCGCTTGAGCAAGGACAGGACGGGCCGGAGGCTGTTCCTGCGCGCCCCTCTGCACCATCATTTCCAGCTCAAGTGGAAGAATCGCTTCGAATCGGGCCAGGCCTTGAACTCGAAAATCATCTGGCGCTTCCATCTGGTCAGCATCCTCGCCCTCATCATCGGAAGTCTCATCTTCTTCAAGGTGAGATAG